The following are encoded together in the Vidua macroura isolate BioBank_ID:100142 chromosome 6, ASM2450914v1, whole genome shotgun sequence genome:
- the TMEM80 gene encoding LOW QUALITY PROTEIN: transmembrane protein 80 (The sequence of the model RefSeq protein was modified relative to this genomic sequence to represent the inferred CDS: deleted 2 bases in 1 codon): protein MGRGRVRAARPEAVPDGSGETRARPNAAESPSSAARRGEESRARSSRVRSQPKAVARSADVCRVLSDCTRAPLAGPNGDARTGSARIRPKVTEPGRTLRSRPKAGGRGEWPRAGCRDGGGPERGGAAKMAVPSRGRTSEILSSLPLQILLYVNGIYYIFYFLATLAMIIYKSQVFSYPDDFLAPDLAVLFLMAILEVPRLYLGFKGNLTEAEAPLGLSLGLTVGSVVLCVYLLLWQTYVLWADVLLNAVLLSAYGLESGLKVTAIAAFVS from the exons ATGGGGCGCGGCCGAGTCCGCGCGGCGCGGCCCGAAGCGGTACCTGACGGATCGGGTGAGACCCGAGCCCGCCCGAACGCGGCCGAGTCCCCGAGCAGTGCGGCCCGTCGAGGCGAAGAGTCCCGAGCGCGCTCGAGCCGTGTCCGATCTCAGCCGAAGGCGGTAGCGAGGAGCGCCGATGTGTGCCGAGTCCTCTCCGATTGCACCCGAGCTCCGCTCGCCGGCCCGAACGGAGACGCCCGAACGGGCAGCGCCCGAATCCGCCCGAAAGTGACCGAACCGGGCCGAACGCTCCGATCGCGCCCGAAGGCGGGTGGGCGGGGCGAATGGCCGCGCGCGGGCTGCCGGGACGGCGGAGGACCG GAGCGGGGTGGGGCCGCCAAGATGGCGGTGCCGAGCCGAG gaAGAACATCAGAGATT CTGTCATCGCTTCCCTTACAGATCCTGCTTTATGTAAATGGCATTTATTATATCTTCTACTTCTTGGCAACTCTTGCAATGATTATTTACAAAA GTCAAGTTTTCAGTTATCCAGATGATTTTTTGGCTCCTGATCTTGCAGTGCTTTTCCTTATGGCCATTCTGGAAGTGCCTCGATTGTACTTGG GTTTCAAGGGTAACCTGACAGAAGCAGAGGCGCcgctggggctgagcctggggctCACGGTGGGCAGCGTGGTGCTGTGTGTGtacctgctgctgtggcagaccTACGTGCTGTGGGCAGATGTGCTCCTCAACGCCGTGCTGCTCTCGGCCTACGGGCTCGAGTCAGGGCTCAAGGTCACGGCCATCGCTGCCTTTGTCAGCTGA